The Proteus terrae subsp. cibarius genome contains the following window.
ATGATATTGAGAATAAGCTGATTTCACGCTTTTCACCGCATTTTTTACAAGTAATAAACGAAAGCCATCGCCATAATGTGCCCGAAGGCTCTGAAAGCCACTTTAAAGTCATTATCGTTAGTGATGATTTTAATGAAAAACGTAGTGTTTCGCGCCATCGTGATGTGTACCAAACATTAGCTCATGAAATGGAAAATGGTGTTCATGCATTAGCATTACACACATTTACTTTGAGCGAATGGAATGAACAACAGGATAAAGCATTACGCTCTCCTGGGTGTCGTGGCGGAAGCCAAGAAGATTAACAACCTTATCGTTAATCGTGAGTAAATAGAT
Protein-coding sequences here:
- the bolA gene encoding transcriptional regulator BolA; protein product: MIRDDIENKLISRFSPHFLQVINESHRHNVPEGSESHFKVIIVSDDFNEKRSVSRHRDVYQTLAHEMENGVHALALHTFTLSEWNEQQDKALRSPGCRGGSQED